The following proteins are encoded in a genomic region of Saccharopolyspora antimicrobica:
- the eccCa gene encoding type VII secretion protein EccCa, translating to MSVTLFRRPERQSGPPMPSGELTLQEPPELPEVQGGFSGMITYLPMALSSLAMVMIFLRPGMGGGGTIMYFAMGMMVLAALGMLAANFLRAASERKRQMTGARRDYLRYLGQVRRQVRKTVVAQRHAQRWRHPDPSAAWSLVGTSRLWEVRPDHPDFGEVRLAVGDQQLGTTIAQPTTKPIEDLEPLSAHALRRFIRAYSTVPDQPVPVYLRAYARVLLRGDLDAARGMVRSMIAQLAVLHAPQDLRIVVLGRELQEWQWTKWLPHCLHPTDTDGAGPVRLAAETVGELEGLLGEDLAGRPFFDRDAMPTRDEPYVVVVLDGAQPATSSRMATSGYRNTTVIDLGGSLDWQSDPRTLLLQVNPDSVDLVRIGRAGKEDTSPIGRPDFLSQLRADSLARLLSPYRLAISTDTTEPLAADFELTTLLNIGDLRTHDLAKTQARRASGGARLRVPIGVTGDGSPIELDIKESAQGGQGPHGMLIGATGSGKSELLRTLVLALALTHSSETLNFVLVDFKGGATFLGLDELPHTSAVITNLADEASLVERMKDALHGELVRRQELLRKAGNYSSVTEYEKARAEGADLDPLPTLFVVVDEFSELLAAHREFMDLFVMIGRLGRSLSVHLLLASQRLDEGRMHQLESHLSYRIGLRTFSAMESRGVLGVPDAHQLPSQPGAGYLKTDVDTLTRFKAAYVSGAYRQARREIRQAVVARQIVPYSTSYVPQRELPMPEEPEAPQEDSGESLLEVAVQRLHDSGPPAHRVWLPPLEVSPTLEQMLPQLSIDPERGLTTVDAAERVLQVQLGIIDRPFEQRHEPLLADLSGAGGHVLITGGPQSGKSTLLATLITALALTHTPREVQFYCLDFGGGMLSSLAGLPHVGGVTGRLDTERMMRTINQVNALLEEREQKFAEWGVDSMGTYRRRRAKGEFADEPYGDVFLVVDGWTTIRQDFMDLVAQFTLLATRGLNYGIHVVIAGSRPGEVAAGLRDQLTTRFELRLGDPVESAINMRAAGTVPKIPGRGLTDDQAHFLAGVPRLDGPGETAEGTQELITTIASAWHGPAAPRVKMLPAVLDVTELPAATGQLRVPLGLSGEDIEPLWHDFAQHPHLLIAGDDATGKTNLLKHVAAAVARQYTPQEARITFVDFRRELFDVVPEEYRLGYAVSKDLVREAVMGSSRAMRERLPGPEISPEQLGKRDWWSGPELFLIVDDYDMLGADQGDNPFLPILDCLAQGHEIGLHLIVARSANGLSRAMYDPLVRRMLEVNTPGALLSCPPSEGQAFHDAKPRKLPPGRAQYITRRKTVLLQTPLLKAE from the coding sequence GTGAGCGTCACGCTGTTCCGCCGTCCTGAACGGCAATCCGGTCCGCCGATGCCGTCCGGCGAGCTGACCCTCCAGGAACCGCCGGAGCTGCCCGAGGTCCAGGGCGGGTTCTCCGGGATGATCACCTACCTGCCGATGGCGCTGAGTTCGCTGGCGATGGTGATGATCTTCCTCCGGCCCGGCATGGGCGGTGGCGGCACCATCATGTACTTCGCGATGGGCATGATGGTGCTCGCCGCGCTCGGCATGCTCGCCGCGAACTTCCTGCGCGCCGCCTCGGAGCGCAAGCGCCAGATGACCGGTGCCCGCCGCGACTACCTCCGCTACCTCGGCCAGGTGCGCCGCCAGGTGCGCAAGACGGTGGTGGCGCAGCGCCACGCGCAGCGCTGGCGGCACCCCGACCCGAGCGCGGCGTGGTCGCTGGTCGGGACCTCCCGGTTGTGGGAGGTGCGGCCGGACCACCCGGACTTCGGCGAGGTCCGCCTCGCCGTCGGCGACCAGCAGCTCGGCACCACGATCGCGCAGCCGACCACCAAGCCGATCGAGGACCTGGAGCCGCTGTCCGCGCACGCGCTGCGCCGGTTCATCCGCGCCTACTCCACTGTTCCGGACCAGCCGGTCCCGGTGTACCTGCGCGCCTACGCCCGGGTGCTGCTGCGCGGCGACCTCGACGCCGCCCGCGGCATGGTGCGCTCGATGATCGCGCAGCTGGCCGTGCTGCACGCGCCGCAGGACCTGCGCATCGTGGTGCTGGGCCGGGAGCTGCAGGAGTGGCAGTGGACCAAGTGGCTGCCGCACTGCCTGCACCCCACCGACACCGACGGCGCCGGCCCGGTCCGGCTGGCCGCCGAGACCGTCGGCGAGCTGGAGGGCCTGCTCGGCGAGGACCTCGCGGGCCGCCCGTTCTTCGACCGCGACGCGATGCCCACCCGCGACGAGCCCTACGTCGTGGTGGTGCTCGACGGCGCGCAGCCCGCCACCAGCAGCCGGATGGCCACCAGCGGCTACCGCAACACCACGGTGATCGACCTCGGCGGTTCGCTGGACTGGCAGAGCGATCCCCGCACGCTGCTGCTGCAGGTCAACCCCGACAGCGTCGACCTGGTGCGGATCGGACGGGCGGGCAAGGAGGACACCTCCCCGATCGGCAGGCCCGACTTCCTCAGCCAGCTGCGCGCCGATTCGCTGGCCCGGCTGCTCTCGCCCTACCGGCTGGCCATCTCCACCGACACCACCGAGCCGCTGGCCGCCGACTTCGAGCTCACCACGCTGCTCAACATCGGCGACCTGCGCACCCACGACCTGGCCAAGACCCAGGCCAGGCGGGCCTCGGGCGGCGCCCGGCTGCGGGTGCCCATCGGCGTCACCGGCGACGGCTCGCCGATCGAGCTGGACATCAAGGAATCCGCGCAGGGCGGGCAGGGCCCGCACGGCATGCTCATCGGCGCCACCGGTTCCGGCAAGTCCGAGCTGCTGCGCACCCTCGTGCTCGCGCTGGCGCTGACGCACTCCTCGGAGACGCTGAACTTCGTGCTCGTCGACTTCAAGGGCGGCGCGACGTTCCTCGGCCTGGACGAGCTGCCGCACACCTCGGCGGTCATCACCAACCTCGCCGACGAGGCGTCGCTGGTGGAGCGCATGAAGGACGCGCTGCACGGCGAGCTGGTCCGCCGCCAGGAGCTGCTGCGCAAGGCGGGCAACTACAGCTCGGTCACCGAGTACGAGAAGGCCCGCGCCGAAGGCGCCGACCTCGACCCGCTGCCGACCCTGTTCGTGGTGGTCGACGAGTTCAGCGAGCTGCTGGCCGCGCACCGCGAGTTCATGGACCTGTTCGTGATGATCGGCCGCCTCGGCCGAAGCCTCTCGGTGCACCTGCTGCTGGCCTCCCAGCGGCTGGACGAGGGCCGCATGCACCAGCTCGAATCGCACCTGTCCTACCGGATCGGCCTGCGCACCTTCTCCGCGATGGAGAGCCGCGGCGTGCTGGGCGTTCCGGACGCCCACCAGCTGCCCTCGCAGCCCGGCGCGGGCTACCTCAAGACCGATGTGGACACCCTGACCCGGTTCAAGGCCGCCTACGTCTCCGGCGCCTACCGGCAGGCCCGGCGCGAGATCCGGCAGGCCGTGGTGGCCCGGCAGATCGTGCCCTACAGCACCTCCTACGTCCCGCAGCGCGAACTGCCGATGCCCGAGGAACCGGAGGCGCCGCAGGAGGACAGCGGCGAGTCGCTGCTCGAAGTCGCCGTGCAGCGGCTGCACGACTCCGGCCCGCCGGCGCACCGCGTCTGGCTGCCGCCGCTGGAGGTCTCGCCGACGCTGGAGCAGATGCTGCCGCAGCTGAGCATCGACCCGGAGCGCGGTCTGACCACTGTGGACGCCGCAGAGCGCGTCCTGCAGGTGCAGCTGGGCATCATCGACCGGCCCTTCGAGCAGCGGCACGAACCGCTGCTGGCGGACCTGTCCGGAGCGGGCGGGCACGTGCTGATCACCGGCGGCCCGCAGAGCGGCAAGAGCACCCTGCTGGCCACCCTGATCACCGCGCTCGCCCTCACCCACACCCCGCGCGAGGTGCAGTTCTACTGCCTGGACTTCGGCGGCGGCATGCTCTCCTCGCTGGCCGGCCTGCCGCACGTCGGCGGCGTCACCGGCCGCCTGGACACCGAGCGGATGATGCGCACCATCAACCAGGTCAACGCCCTGCTGGAGGAGCGCGAGCAGAAGTTCGCCGAGTGGGGCGTGGACTCGATGGGCACCTACCGGCGGCGGCGCGCGAAGGGCGAGTTCGCCGACGAGCCCTACGGCGACGTGTTCCTGGTGGTGGACGGCTGGACCACGATCCGCCAGGACTTCATGGACCTGGTCGCGCAGTTCACCCTGCTCGCCACCCGCGGCCTGAACTACGGCATCCACGTGGTGATCGCGGGCAGCCGCCCGGGCGAGGTCGCCGCCGGGCTGCGCGACCAGCTGACCACCCGGTTCGAGCTGCGGCTCGGCGACCCGGTCGAGTCGGCGATCAACATGCGCGCCGCCGGGACCGTCCCGAAGATCCCGGGCCGCGGCCTCACCGACGACCAGGCGCACTTCCTCGCCGGCGTGCCCCGGCTGGACGGCCCCGGCGAAACGGCGGAGGGCACCCAGGAGCTGATCACCACCATCGCGTCGGCCTGGCACGGCCCGGCCGCGCCGCGGGTGAAGATGCTGCCCGCCGTCCTCGACGTCACCGAGCTGCCCGCCGCGACCGGTCAGCTGCGGGTTCCGCTCGGCCTGTCCGGTGAGGACATCGAGCCGCTGTGGCACGACTTCGCCCAGCACCCGCACCTGCTGATCGCCGGCGACGACGCCACCGGCAAGACGAACCTGCTCAAGCACGTCGCCGCCGCGGTCGCCCGCCAGTACACCCCGCAGGAAGCGCGGATCACCTTCGTGGACTTCCGCCGCGAGCTGTTCGACGTGGTGCCGGAGGAGTACCGGCTCGGCTACGCCGTCTCCAAGGACCTCGTGCGGGAGGCGGTGATGGGCTCGTCCCGGGCGATGCGGGAACGCCTGCCCGGCCCGGAGATCAGCCCGGAGCAGCTCGGCAAGCGCGACTGGTGGAGCGGCCCGGAGCTGTTCCTGATCGTCGACGACTACGACATGCTCGGCGCCGACCAGGGCGACAACCCGTTCCTGCCGATCCTCGACTGCCTCGCGCAGGGCCACGAGATCGGCCTGCACCTGATCGTCGCCCGCAGCGCCAACGGCCTGTCCCGCGCCATGTACGACCCGCTGGTGCGGCGGATGCTGGAGGTCAACACGCCGGGCGCGCTGCTGTCCTGCCCGCCGTCGGAGGGCCAGGCGTTCCACGACGCCAAGCCGCGGAAGCTGCCCCCGGGCCGCGCGCAGTACATCACCCGGCGCAAGACGGTCCTGCTGCAAACCCCGTTGCTCAAGGCGGAATGA
- the eccD gene encoding type VII secretion integral membrane protein EccD, which translates to MSTSAVAGLCRLSIRAPDRNFDLAVPTDVPLIDLMPTIISYAGTQVEEAGLEHGGWVLQAVGGEPLDEESTPEALGLQDGETLYLRSRQEAMPAVHFDDLVDGVATGMQDRPWSWKPAATKRLLHASTLVAAGIIWLGLLLPGDSLVRAIAAGVAAMLLLAASGSASRAVGDAMAGTAFGLAAVPYFALAGFLAPGPEASGMAVLLAASATAAGGAVLALAASGTHPHAFLGVLVTCAFGLITALLSLLTGTLAEAVSATALIAVLFGAFVPGLSFRVAGLKMPPLPTNADQLQEGIDPHASRHVLERAAIADRYMTSLYLAVGAVCMTAVVGLLTEPHWATYTMAGVLSAILLLHGRDVGGIWHRLSVVLPGLLGCTVLVLALSMQDLFGRLLVFAGVALVGTALMVAGWTVPGNRLVPYWGRAADILHVVLAVSLIPLMLTVLGVFGWIRAFNG; encoded by the coding sequence GTGAGCACCAGCGCAGTCGCGGGTCTGTGCCGACTGTCCATCCGGGCGCCTGATCGGAACTTCGATCTCGCGGTGCCCACGGACGTGCCGCTGATCGACCTGATGCCGACCATCATCAGCTACGCGGGCACCCAGGTCGAAGAGGCCGGGTTGGAGCACGGCGGCTGGGTGTTGCAGGCCGTGGGTGGTGAGCCGCTGGACGAGGAGTCGACCCCGGAGGCCCTCGGGCTGCAGGACGGGGAGACGCTCTACCTGCGTTCGCGGCAGGAAGCCATGCCCGCGGTGCACTTCGACGACCTCGTGGACGGCGTCGCCACGGGCATGCAGGACCGGCCCTGGTCCTGGAAACCGGCCGCCACCAAGCGGTTGCTGCACGCCTCGACGCTGGTCGCGGCGGGGATCATCTGGCTGGGCCTGCTGCTGCCCGGCGACTCGCTGGTGCGCGCGATCGCCGCCGGGGTGGCGGCGATGCTGCTGCTGGCCGCGTCCGGATCGGCTTCCCGGGCCGTCGGCGATGCCATGGCGGGCACGGCGTTCGGTCTCGCGGCGGTGCCCTACTTCGCGCTGGCGGGCTTCCTCGCGCCGGGCCCCGAGGCGTCCGGGATGGCGGTGCTGCTGGCCGCGTCGGCGACCGCCGCGGGCGGCGCGGTGCTGGCGCTGGCCGCCTCCGGAACCCACCCGCACGCCTTCCTCGGCGTGCTGGTGACCTGCGCTTTCGGCCTGATCACGGCGCTGTTGTCGCTGCTGACGGGCACGCTGGCCGAGGCGGTGTCGGCCACCGCGCTGATCGCGGTGCTGTTCGGTGCGTTCGTGCCCGGCCTGTCGTTCCGGGTCGCCGGGCTGAAGATGCCGCCGCTGCCGACGAACGCCGACCAGCTGCAGGAGGGCATCGACCCGCACGCCAGCCGCCACGTGCTGGAGCGCGCCGCGATCGCCGACCGGTACATGACCTCGCTGTACCTGGCGGTGGGCGCGGTGTGCATGACGGCGGTCGTGGGCCTGCTCACCGAACCGCACTGGGCGACCTACACGATGGCCGGCGTGCTCAGCGCGATCCTGCTGCTGCACGGGCGCGACGTGGGCGGCATCTGGCACCGGCTCTCGGTGGTGCTGCCCGGTCTGCTCGGCTGCACCGTCCTGGTGCTGGCGCTGTCCATGCAGGACCTGTTCGGCAGGCTGCTGGTGTTCGCGGGCGTGGCCCTGGTGGGCACGGCGCTGATGGTCGCGGGCTGGACGGTCCCGGGCAACCGCCTCGTCCCGTATTGGGGACGCGCGGCAGACATCCTGCACGTGGTCCTGGCAGTGAGCCTGATCCCCCTGATGCTCACGGTGCTAGGCGTATTCGGCTGGATCAGAGCCTTCAACGGCTAG
- the eccB gene encoding type VII secretion protein EccB, whose product MQSRRDQVQAHMFVMGRLSAGMLRADPDIPDTPQRRTSRGIVIGVVVSVLLGLGTFLFGLIKPGGATSWQVAGAVVVEKETGARWQYVNGVLHPVLNQASARLLAGAEMQVHTVSANSLAGTPRGLPIGIPGAPDGLPTLGALSSDPWLSCASPAQGGRDFAMLVGEFDGEPLTATDGALVAGPDGTVFLVWSGHKLRMDVASAGPAALGYGTTDPIAVPAGFLNALPTGPDLVAPEIDGRGEAGPQLAGAPSVIGQLFQDASGEPYLLTKAGLVPLTDTLFKLISGDPRTQAAAYGGQPVEPRRIGANDLTANGAPSAAKSELTRNGAFPDAPPVLVQDDEQALCVATEPGPPVSTSVSLLPKELTDTANPVVPLPGITVSCPRPDRVGVVPGSGVLVSVLSTGDVPTPTLFLVADNGVKYPVPSSDVAGRLGYATAAVAMPAMLVDQLPTGPALDPAKAGLPVTELPPVTPAQC is encoded by the coding sequence GTGCAGTCGCGTCGGGATCAGGTTCAGGCGCACATGTTCGTCATGGGACGGCTCAGCGCCGGGATGCTGCGGGCCGATCCGGATATCCCGGACACGCCGCAGCGGCGGACTTCGCGCGGCATCGTCATCGGTGTCGTCGTGTCGGTCCTGCTCGGGCTCGGGACCTTCCTGTTCGGGCTGATCAAGCCCGGTGGCGCGACGTCCTGGCAGGTGGCGGGCGCCGTCGTGGTGGAGAAGGAGACCGGCGCGCGGTGGCAGTACGTCAACGGCGTGCTGCACCCGGTGCTCAACCAGGCCTCGGCCCGGCTGCTGGCCGGCGCCGAGATGCAGGTGCACACCGTGTCGGCGAACTCGCTGGCCGGGACGCCGCGCGGGCTGCCGATCGGCATCCCCGGTGCGCCGGACGGCCTGCCCACCCTCGGTGCGCTGAGCAGCGATCCGTGGCTGTCCTGCGCTTCGCCCGCGCAGGGCGGGCGCGATTTCGCGATGCTGGTCGGCGAGTTCGACGGCGAGCCGCTGACGGCCACCGACGGCGCGCTGGTGGCGGGCCCGGACGGCACGGTGTTCCTGGTGTGGTCCGGGCACAAGCTGCGGATGGACGTGGCCTCGGCGGGTCCGGCCGCCCTCGGCTACGGCACCACCGACCCGATCGCGGTGCCCGCCGGATTCCTCAACGCGCTGCCCACCGGGCCGGACCTCGTCGCCCCGGAGATCGACGGCCGCGGCGAGGCCGGGCCGCAGCTGGCCGGTGCGCCGAGCGTGATCGGGCAGCTGTTCCAGGACGCCTCGGGCGAGCCGTACCTGCTGACCAAGGCCGGGCTGGTGCCGCTCACCGACACGCTGTTCAAGCTGATCAGCGGTGATCCGCGCACGCAGGCGGCCGCTTACGGCGGGCAGCCGGTGGAGCCGCGGCGGATCGGCGCCAACGACCTCACGGCCAACGGTGCGCCGTCGGCGGCCAAGAGCGAGCTGACGCGGAACGGGGCCTTCCCGGACGCGCCGCCGGTGCTGGTGCAGGACGACGAGCAGGCGCTGTGCGTGGCCACCGAGCCCGGCCCGCCGGTGTCGACGAGCGTGTCGCTGCTGCCGAAGGAGCTCACCGACACCGCGAACCCGGTCGTCCCGCTACCGGGGATCACCGTGTCCTGCCCGCGCCCGGACCGGGTGGGAGTCGTGCCGGGCAGCGGCGTGCTGGTCTCGGTGCTGTCCACCGGGGACGTGCCCACGCCGACGCTTTTCCTGGTGGCCGACAACGGCGTGAAGTACCCGGTCCCGTCCAGCGACGTGGCGGGCAGGCTCGGCTACGCGACGGCCGCGGTGGCGATGCCCGCGATGCTCGTCGACCAGCTGCCCACCGGCCCGGCGCTGGACCCGGCGAAGGCCGGTCTGCCGGTGACCGAACTGCCGCCGGTGACGCCCGCGCAGTGCTGA
- a CDS encoding YbaB/EbfC family nucleoid-associated protein → MNFGNLQAQLDETLAELNKQREELQRVEDDLAKKTASVRSKDRMVTATVRVGGELSKLEFHDDRYRSMPRAELAAAIVKVVTEAQQQLQSEVNETIQPHLGDTAELRKQFRDESPWGDFLAPLLDMQQEAASWLKGSNGNGR, encoded by the coding sequence ATGAACTTCGGGAACTTGCAGGCGCAGCTCGACGAGACGCTCGCCGAGCTGAACAAGCAGCGCGAGGAGCTGCAGCGGGTCGAGGACGACCTGGCCAAGAAGACCGCTTCGGTGCGCTCGAAGGACCGGATGGTGACGGCCACCGTCCGGGTCGGCGGCGAACTGTCCAAACTGGAGTTCCACGACGACCGCTACCGCTCGATGCCCAGGGCCGAGCTGGCCGCGGCCATCGTGAAGGTCGTGACCGAGGCCCAGCAGCAGTTGCAGTCGGAGGTCAACGAGACGATCCAGCCCCACCTGGGTGACACCGCCGAGCTGCGCAAGCAGTTCCGCGACGAGTCGCCGTGGGGCGACTTCCTGGCGCCGCTGCTGGACATGCAGCAGGAGGCGGCGTCCTGGCTGAAGGGGAGCAACGGCAATGGCCGGTGA